The Pieris napi chromosome 11, ilPieNapi1.2, whole genome shotgun sequence DNA segment ttattcgcTTTTAAATGCCATATGTCGGCAATTTATACACATTAAATTTTtcgaatttttcacataaattttgaggttatgtgaaaaatgtgtgaatacaaaagttttagatctttttattacctacaactttgccatttaactttcttcgataggacttttagttttgccggaaatcgagataaaccgttttttacccttaaaactatatttttagtcaatgtagtatttaaatataataaaagtggattttggtttcttttcaaatccgacattgttctacgatcatgacgagATATTTGTCAGGGCCAAAGTATAGAAATTTCTCGTCTCTGTTTGTGTTAGTGTGTTTGTTAAACCAATTCAACCCAGAGCCTGTGCATTTAAATCAATGGATTTTACTTTCTGCGTATATGGCTAAAAATTGGCTGCTGAACGCCAAACACGTGATGATAATCTAACATGTAGACTTTTGAGGTTGAAAAACTCGGAGTTTATAAGTTGCGACTAtagttatcaaaatatttgatgTAAATTTTACCTGGTATAACAATAACAGTGGCTGCGGTGGCGGCTGCGAACGAATAGTCCCAGAATTTAACCCAGCAGAGAATAGCTATTTCCACCAGAAACAGAAAGAGACctgaaaatacattattaattaattgacgatatttcatacaaaaagcGGTATCACAAGATGGCGATGTAGATGGTGGATTAAACTTTGTTCTATAATATCGGCTATCGAAAATAAAGAGAGTAGTGTTGTAGTAGCTTAAGGAAACTACCCTCATCCACAACGTtcgtaaatttaaaactactcTTTTACCCACTTGGTATACTTATCAGCCTTCCCTTTGATTACCTAGCGCATTAGATTAAGCAAAGGTTAGTAATATAGCTTACATACTAAGGGTATACCagttcgaatcacggctgttttttttatttgcaatcTGCCCTAAGGCTATGAGCGAATTTtttctgtggtgctgtcatgtggagcgacttcccattggaagcatctactcatcttctgtctagagctactgccggtcttctagctctagaatatggtgacGGTTTAGTCACATACTGTCTAATGGTGAGTTGGCGAGCAAGTTCATTCGGGTGACAGCTTAACCGCTCTTTGTATTTAGCTGCCAGTCTCCGGATTTCCTCTTTGATAGTTCTCATTTTAAGGTGTTCGTGAACTTCGTTGTTGGTTATGTACCATGGTACTTTTGCAACTGCTCTTAGGATCTTGTTCTGTTGtcgctgtgcactaatggaatTTTGGTAAGTAGCTCCTCCCCCTACGGCGAAGGCAAACAACGTGAGGACACCGGCATGTTTTAAATGCAAAAATCTAAGGATAGGAGTTAAAGCGCCACtagattattattgttaacgaCAACCAAACGATTTAAAATGATTctggtattttattatttaactaacatTTTCGaacaatgatattttttaaacggaAACACTTAATATCCTGCTGCCACGCAACTGTCACGAGGCAAtaactaataaacaataaagaaaCTTAACGAAtgaatattaacaattttaactgTTTTTAGATGTTTACCTACATTACaatatacaaacaaattaTGACTTGCCATTATTACTTGCGTTTATTATGTCTACTTAACAAGTCGTAATATTTACTggtttaatgttttttgaaACCAtgatatttagtatttttacatatatattgtcGCTATACTACTTGTGGTTGAAGCTATATATCTACCATATCTTGCCATTCTTcgaaactaaaaaattaagtgtttTTGGAGTTGAAAGTAATATTCtgatatatatgtcaccgtaaaattgtaaacaccgttaaattgtaatctatctcgcgagattgtaaacaaaaaagatTGATTgtatctaccgaataataatacgttaaattgtaagcagtacgttgagttcacaatctttcgacagtttacaatctcgcgagatagattacaatctaacggtgtttacaattttacggtgacatatacatgcAAATTTCTAAGTGATCATATTCATTCATCACATTTGCTATTTACATCTTAGTTGCCGGATCTAATCCTAATAGAGCATGGGGCAGTTCATCTTTAGGAAAAAAACTTACCTAAAACAGTACTAAACGCCCAAGCCAGCTCAATGAAACCCCTCATTCGTTCGTGTGGAGACTCCCGCAGCGCCCTTGACGGACACCCTGGCTCCATTTTGCTCACTGCGTCGATATTGGGTAATAGATACGTGGATATCATCAAAGCGAAGATATGTACAGCAACTAATACTGTTGTACACACCGCGAACATAACGAATAGCCACTCTGGTACATTGGTCGGTTCGTTTATTTGTAGTTCCACCATTGCTACCATTGCAAAACCTGGAATTAGGATGTGGTGTTGTAGCGACGATAACTTTAGTCAAGATTtgcaaaatatcaattaaattaatattaaatatcgtTGTCATAGTGGGCCTGCGACTGTAGGTTCTTCTTGAGCGCAATTCACGCTCGTACGGGAAACTTAAAGTGGAAGTATGtcttagattaaaaaattgtgtgaATTAGGTTATAGAaaactgatcacctacttgcttataattttctttttaaaagatCGACGAGATCCGACGTGAACATGCAAATGATACCTGACTGAGTATGAGTAGATACAAAAGATTTTGCAAATTCTGTTGGATTtctatttatgaaaaatattacctttaaaattttgaatactaatgaaattaaaaaaaaacgtcgtTCGAATTAATTTAcgtaaaaatatctattaattatcaatttataaaaaaaaaagactacCACTTTTTTGTAACCGCTGCAAAGCCACAAGACTCAACTATAAGTTTCTAGTATtcgtttaataaatatctcaCCTAcctactaatttattttttcatgttagtgatatttaatgtttttatttgaaataaatcattaaatttgtcCGAGGCCTTAAGGAATACTTCAATATATTCTATGAAACTGAACTAAAAATGAGTTTCTTTAATGGGTTCTTTAAAAAGATACCACGGCGCCAACTAAAATTAACTTGTGTAATGTGTATTATCAgtattaaaagtttatcatACCAGACAACAATTCGGACGTCGTGGCTGTGGCTTTCAGTTTTGCTCTGGACATATGTAGTCTTCGCCAGGACAATCCGTCTGGCGACCCAGGCGCCAGCGCCTCATCGTTCCAGTTATTTACAGGCATCGCTAGGGCCACTTCGCTTACactctatattaataataaagtaattgtAAAGATTTTCACTTGCTTATCCCGAAGAAATATAATCCGTCTTCCAAGgacgtaattatttatttttcatttaaaattatacatttaaaggTTTCTTTTTAGTGAgcatagtattttaatagttaatcGAATAATTAACCGCATTTTAATGAGgttaaagtatataaataaagtacattaaaatgaatatactCTCACTTTGTAGAGTCCTACcctcttattcataaaaaaaactatttttgcacTGTTTTAGCTAAAGTTCACTTTCTTCAtctgtcaaattatatttacaatgtgTATGTTTCATCTAGACTGATTACTGAATAAGTGGGTATTAGATAAGTATGAACCTGTCATTAGAGGCGCTTACTTCTCCCCACCATGAAAAATCTGGCCAAGTTAAGTGCCGAAAGTAATTTAACACCCAAGCTATAGACGCGTAGGCgcactataataaatatttgtaatacttACTCTAATGGACTGGTTGCACTGGCATGGCATGTAACCAGGGCTTAGCAGCACAGTCGCCGCAGATTTGCTGGCCAGCATATTGGGCGTTATACTTCCATTGGGTGTGCTACTGCCTTTGTTACAATCGTACTCGAGGCTGTGGGGAGCGGTCACTGATATTGTCGGGCTTTCTGTAGTCGATTTTAATCTGCtgaagaaaaaatgttttatacgttttaaatataaatacgacCTCCATCGGGACCTTAATATAGAGGCCGTCgccacattaataaaaaagactgctggagcccacgaacataggcaccaccatcacgtgaatgtcgaggctattcaactccttgacaccacgggcctagtgaAAAGACTTAAAAGAACAAAACCACTAACTAGTGAATTAGTGGTAGTGCACGTCAGtattaaatacacagtgagtgaaagaaaaaaaatagaacacaagaacagagtgtcttccctttaatagagactgtaagtagtgttattggacacttatGTAAAAATCCTTAGCTAGGTTAGacattacttattagtcttaagttagctagattgtaatgttccatgatgtcttagtaaagacacatgtataaaataaaataaaattacttatgtacgcgcgtaagaagttatactttggcattattaaaaatagtgtttgattgcatgcaaataattaattacaattaaataatcaaagactggaaaaggagtcattatagtcaataaagttcagtttacatttgaaaaattaaatatatattattattctcttacattaagtgtaacataaattctattattattcgaatgttgtttttaaattattatttatttatttacccttCGTTGCAAAtgaaagaaacacaatacataaaaattctatgggatgcaacgggcggccttatcgctaataagcgatctcttccaggcaaccctagttaagagaaaaacttaaaaaaaataaaaaagaaacatgcgtgcgagaagtgcagaatccttaatctaaagtaatacaaactaaaaacttaaaagctaatcttacaaatacatggacagcaaatagtgatgtaaaaggatttacataagaattatacaagtcacgattgatgaggataggataaggttaagaaatgattatacagaagagttttaaaagatgacagagaggtagccaatcgtacggagtcaggcagcgtattccacaacttaatggcggagatcGTGAAAGAATTGCCTAAGAAGGATGAAGTGTGGGatggaatttccaataaacatcTATTAGAAGAGCGTAACATATAGTTAGAAGGACCTAAGAATTTGAAGTGATTTTTGAGATAAGAAGGGGTTTTCGGATTGAAAAGAATTGAGTATAGAAGTTGAAGAAGATGAGCGTGACGTCTGAATCGAATAGGTAGCCACCCCAGCTGCCTGCGGAATTTAGACACATGGTCATATTTTCTAAGACCAAATATGAAACGTATGCAGAAATTCTGCAGGCGTTCGATCTTGTCAAGAAGCTCTTCGTTCAAATCAGAGGTGCATGAGTCCGCATAATCAAGAATAGGAAGCAGAAGAGACTGCGCTAACATAGTTTTAGTGCGGATAGGAAGGAAATTAGAAAGACGTCTCAGAGTAAAAAAAGCGGCGTAAAGTTTACGGCTGATCTCCTTTACGTGATGACCCCAGGAAAACGTTTGGTCGAAGAAGACCCCAAGGTTTTTAACAGTCTTATTGAGGGCCAAGGCCACACCGTCAAGGTAAACACCAGGGAGCTGAGCCCATTTGACTCTTGAAATAAAGAAAGGGCTTCCGATGATAATGACTTGACTCTTGGCAGGATTAATTTGAAGACCAAAGTCTTTACTCCAGTTGGCTATGTTTTCAAGATCATCATTCATCGCCTGTATTGCAAGAGGAAGCTCATCCAGTGTAGACTGAACATAGATTTGGAGGTCATCAGCGTAAAGGTGATAACTAGCGGATAGATGTGCAGTCAGGGTATTGATAAAGATAGAAAAAAGAAGAGGTGAAAGAACGCCACCCTGCGGAACACCAGCACTTATACTATTCCACTGAGAGTAAGCATCATTCATTTTAATACGCTGCCGACGACCGTTAAGATAGCTATGAAACCAGTCAATAGCGGATGGACAGATATTCATAGAGCGAAGCAACCCAAGCAGAATTTCAAAGTTCACGGTATTGAAAGCATTGCTAAAGTCAAGCAGAGTGAGAACAGTGAGCTGCCCACCATCCATCCCTCGGCGAATGTCGTCACAAACTTTAACCAATGCAGTAGTCGTGCTATGACCCGGGCGGAAACCCGATTGGAGAGGGTCTAGAATTGAGTTTTTATTCAGAAAACCGCTAAGCTGCGAGTGTATAAGGCGCTCTAGAGCTTTAGATAGGAATGGTAGAATAGAAATGGGCCGGAAGTCAGAAAAGTTAATTGGATCGGGCCGTTTGGGAATAGGAATAACTAGACTATCCTTCCAAGAAGTAGGGAATTTACCACTAGTaactgaataattaaaaatatgagtaATAACATGAAGAATAGCTGGCAAGATAGGTAAGATCATAGCACGACTAACTTGATCGCATCCGACAGCATCCGACAAGATAGACAGTATGCAACTCTCCACTTCGCGCTCGGTGAattcagtgaaattaaaaggCATGAAGTTTGGAGTTGGAAGAGAAGCTAGATTATTGATTGTCTTCCTAAGAGAACACTTATCGTGGGCAGGAGAACAGGTGAAGTGAGAGTTAAGGTTGTTTATATCTATTGctgaagaaataatattctgtgCCGATTTGCCAATCCCCAGGGTTTTGAGGAACTTCCAGATTTTTGTGGTGTCGCCATTGGATACTGAGTCGTGGATATGTTGCCTTTGAGCATCACGACAGCGAGTATTACAACGATTGCGaactactttatatttttcgcGCTCCGCGTCAGATTTGGCAGTTCTCATTTTAGCTATGGCTCTGTTTTTTTGGTGAATCAATCTTTTTATCTCATCAGAGAGCCAGGGAGCAGGTAAATGTTTAAGTTTAACACGTCTCAATGGGGCGTGCTTATCGTAGAGGTTTGTGATGGAAGAAGTGAACAACTCAACTTTGTCGTCGAGGTAAGCTAAGTCGTACAGACCACTCCAGTCAATTTTGGATGCATCACTGAGCAGGCTATCATGGTCGATTCCACCAAAGCTGCGACGCATAACTACCGTGGGCTTCTGTTTGGGTGGCTTCGCTTTAAAGGAGAGATAGAGAAGGTCATGGTGAGAGAAGGCGACAGCAGGAAGTTGCCCATGCATAGCATAgtaattatgtccaatgccgttgcatcttccgtgggcaacttcattctgttaattttgtgtcactgcgcgcgcatcgtaaaatttcactctcatcaatttttcataacgcgcctaaagaagtataacttcaaaaatctaaatacgtcgccaacaaataaattacgaAATGGAAAATTTCTTGGAGGTGCTGCTGTGGCAGTAGACTTAAACTGTTTagtatagttttaataattgtgaCTTTAAAACATGGGATAAAACGGTTCGTtaactttaatattgaaaCAGGGTAAGAAATAAACGtcatatagttatatatattattagacgCTGGCAGTGATATTTGATCCTTCACAAGTGATGAATATGGTAATTCATATTTACTGAAATTGATAGGGTATTGAATACATCCTATGATCTgatgtaataataaacttcACAATAGTAAATTGTAGATCTGTATTTGCGATTTTTGAGCAACCttggaaataataaatgaaatgtatAATTCTAAAAACTCGTACTTAATACCATACTAGGAAATACTTGAAGTACTTAATACTTTGTTGGTTTTACTGTTCACCACTGTCACGATTATGAATAATGACTTATgctagaaataatttaatagtgtTTGATTGTAATTGCTTTTGTTATCATGTTGTGGTATAAACTTTGTAAGCGAGGTGGAAATGCGTTTGGCACTCATAGTAGATACACTTCACGGCTcaccaaagacaattaaagtaaCTTTTCAACTTTTACTTATATGTCTTTGACCACACTCAAAGGGTAAGATTTACAGGGTCGGATTTAGGGGAAACAACCATATAAAACACTAGTTAACAACttttttgatacatttttaaatgtttgttatataCTAAAAGCATTTCCTTAgtttcacaataaattatcGATTAAAAAACTCCACTGAAAAAACTTCTTCgttttatttggaaaatatttAGGACCAAGTGGTCTTCACTCCATTGTTGCCCTAAGGCCCCCAGACCTCTAAATCGGGCCCTGAAGATTTACAACGAGACTTAGCGCTAACGTAACGTCTGACTACCATACGTATAAAATGTATAGGATGTTGACATACAGGAGTCACTTGCACGACCTCTAATTTCACCCTTCGAGGCATACGTGATGTTAGCTATCCTAAATAAATGGACCAATTATAATTCAAACCGCAGTAGGCCCTGAGATTAACATATTCAACCAaagaaaaaaggttttaaagcTTTGCACCATTAAAAGATATGAATTTGGGCTAGTTGTGGGAAGGGCAGATAATCAATACCTATTTCGttagaattattaatttgtggCCTAAAAATTCTATCGCCATTACCCTACTCTTATTATTGGTTTATGACTTAACCCATTGTGTACTATATACCTACaaacaatatgttttttattacttattataagGCGTATTATAatagacaataaaataaatagtctaGTGTATAGTGATATTGTTATAAACGAAATACAAAAccgtaaataaatgtttagtaatttaaaaatggtaaAATCCATAGACAAGCTTACGCTAACCTAACACCTCTGTTATGTGGTCATAAGAATTCGACACATGGTAGAATATTATAAGTAGGTACTTAGAATTTTTAGTACACTGTTCTAAAGAAAGCCATTGTAGCTGCAAGCCCTGCGTAACAAGAAACAGCCAGAACTGAAGCCGCCTATTCGGCTGCTGGTGGTGCTGCCCAGTAACAAAAGAAGAAGCCATTGGGTAACGGTAATTCTATTATCTTCGCGGATCTTAACGATTATTTTTTCGAgacaattttgttaaatgaAGGATTAATATAGTTGTGATTTCCGAGTATTTCACTTCTCCCTCACCGCGCACTCTCTAAACtcctgtttttttaatagaacatggggcaaacgggcaggaggctcacctgattaacataacttacGGCGGTACAACTTAacagtgataccgccgcccatggacactctatGCCAGAGTgcgatgccggccttttaactCTTTCTTTCGTCACACCATAAACAATTGGACAGAGacgaacaaaataattaaatcagcAGTTAAAACTGATTTAGTTTACGTAGAATTATTCGTCAGATTCGTGGGCGTAAAATAATAGACGGCAAAATTAAAAAGGTgtcattttttatatgtactcGATATCTTAGTGACTCCTACGCAATGTTCTAATATTCCACAGACTGGCCATGAAGAAATAAGTGTGTGCATTCTCCATTCCTTAACACTAGTACTATGATGAGACATGTACAATAGTACCATGAGCGCTGGTATTCTATAAATTCCAATTGTAATTATCCCTGCGTTTTTGCATGTAATTTCGATGTAGTTCtctcaatatccgtagcgcCGATGACGCAGCTGTCGGATCGCGTGGGACAAAAACTTGATATTGAAGTCTGGATCGCTATTGAGAGTTAAAAAGTACCGGCGCATGTGCAAGAATTTGAATCTTTCGTGCTCCGAGACACATTTTGACCAATACCAACtggctatatatatatttagatttttcgGCCCCATCTGGATTTTAAATAGAGAGGAAATGAGTATTTTATACCCAAACACTTACTTAACGTGACTCCCGTCATAGCTCGGTGGTTTCCCAAAGATCGGATATGACTCGCACAGTCCCAAACTCTTGGGTCGCAGTTCTTGCTTTGTTCTGTATGGCCTATGTCTGTCGTAAATGTGGTCACTGGTGTTGAATCTTTGCAGCTTAGCCTTCACTTTTCCGCTGGGTGGCGTCTGTGTGCATTGGTCTATCCTTGCAGCCTCCTCTATGCTTGTGACGAAACTGGCCTCGGATATCTgggaatatttaatttatttagagtGGCAGATTACGTATGAAGAGCTGGTTAGCGTTTTTAACACTGTGTGGTAGTgcaatgtataatatatatgtatatatatgtgcAATTAACACTTGTTGGTTCgctgaagaaaaacatcgtaacCGATATGACTAAGACTCGAAAATCGTAAGGCTTAGAAAATGTTATTTGGAAATATTAAATCGACTTTTAATgccttataatataatacctaTTACACACATTTCCTCTCCAGAAATTATAAAGCCATTCAGAACATCACCTAGACATGAATAAGTTTTCGGGAAATTAAGGACATACATTAAATTTagctatacaaaaatataatatacaggtCAACCTTCTTGATTGATGTCTTAAAAGTTATCAATGTAATAGATGAAAAAATTGCCTAGATATTTGTGTAAAAACGAacgtttacatttttaatacttcATCATCAAGGGCCCATCAAAAGGCAATGTGAGCCTTCTGACAATGTTTAATAGCACTTTTTATAGACCAGGGGGCAAAGGAGCAGGAGGAGAACCTATAGAGGATAGAAGATTCGCTgtcggcggtatcacttaacatcacgtgagcaaatatatcaaattaaaaacattaattaatctaTGATTGTCGTTTAAATAATGtcttttttgtaaatgtatGAATTTTGTTGGTTGTGATGACGATTTAACATTAATGTAACCCATATTTAATGTCAATGGCTATTAGCTAAATGACAGTTTTTCATATTCAAAGCTACGTCAAGGTTGGTTGGCCTCAAAGTATGATTTTCCATCGTCATCGCTATTGTCCTACAGTGGTTATTAAAAGGCCTGAGAACTTGTTCCTGCTTTGATATATGTAACATTAGcgttaatattgtattagcTATGTACAAGACCTACAATTCCCTAATAAAAGCCTAAAGGTCTTCGAGTGTGTAGACGTAGCACGAGTAGTAGATAACTGAACTAATCTAGCTTCGATCTATAACCCTGTACTGTACAGACTGTACTTTTTTGCTTcgaattagaaaatatttttttttatattttctacaaagttatatgtttataaatatatgcaaTAGGTTATAGTTTCGACTAGCCATGTAGTAATTGTCAGGGAGCGACACGAGCCCGAACTCTTCTCTTATTTCTACCAACAGTAGTCAGTCTCATTTCTGAGTCTAACTCTAAAGACTCATGTATTACAATTAGAATGTATTCggtttatattaaagaaactGAATATAAGATCATCATAAGAAACACCGTTTACAAGCACTATACTTAAAAGTATACATAGATCTTTACCATGCTTCTAGAAGGAAAGAGAAAAGAgaagtttgagtttgaatatatacaattctcgtgtcacaattttcgttcccatactcctccgaaacggctgaaccgattcttatgatttttttatgcatattcagtaagtctgagaatcggctactatctatctttccatcccctaagtgataaggggtgtccaaaaattaaaaaaaaaaagttattgtttttatttttttctgatacagcatacaaaaatacaaacaacctctaatttttacccctctacgatcaacgccttttttttattattgtagatacatagttatttttattgaactaaaaaaatgtttcctaaaaaaaaattcatcgtattattttttaatatttttactttgataTGAATAGCCCACTGCCAACCTTCTGATACTCAAACGTTGTAAAAGATGAAAGCCGTATTAACGCCACTTCCATAGCACATTTTAACATTGCCGTAAacagatattattataaaagtatcCTTGAGAAataagtgtttatttattttattcgtaaTCATTTCATCTCTTGattagtatataaaaaataaccactGACAAGGGACTTACAACCTACCTCTTTGCCAGTAACAAAAAGGGATTTTTTATCGCAACTTTTTGTTACTGTTGCTCATTGCTATGGGTAGAAAAAAACTCGCATTAAccattcatttttaaattgtaatgtcACTAGTAATAACTCACTTTGTGTTTACACAGTCAAAAAAATATCCGTGTCTTTATCGTAATGTTAGAATTTTTCAtggatataaaaaaacataattgaaaataatttagataCTAAGTAACTTGAGCCGTAGCtcatttatatgttaattgtattttaggtgatttattttattttctatgtaaGAAAcgattatttgtaataaatttttagatgtaataattttttttttttaaatggataAAACACATCGATCTTTTAAATGTATGCaactaaagtttttgtttaaaatatgattaaatctTATTCATCAACAACTCTATTTAAACacgtagaataaataaaagacagtgagataatattatttcttttaaggtttttgtttGATAACGTAGTAAGTATACCTACAATTTAGAcatgaattttttttcacttcgttaaaaaataaaatatctaagtaAAATAGAACTTTTCTTACGTTTACATACAGTTAATtaccttataataatattgtaaaaaccgtaAATATACAAACCTTTTGAACAGCTTTATTTTCCTTATCcatgattattaaatattattacaaatcacaatcacattttttatatataaaaccttaAACTTTTTTCGTTGACAGATGAAGCGCGCGAAAATTCGAGGTAAATTTCAT contains these protein-coding regions:
- the LOC125053595 gene encoding uncharacterized protein LOC125053595 isoform X2, with the translated sequence MYLIIYEAKMLEVPEATSDNISEASFVTSIEEAARIDQCTQTPPSGKVKAKLQRFNTSDHIYDRHRPYRTKQELRPKSLGLCESYPIFGKPPSYDGSHVKLKSTTESPTISVTAPHSLEYDCNKGSSTPNGSITPNMLASKSAATVLLSPGYMPCQCNQSIRSVSEVALAMPVNNWNDEALAPGSPDGLSWRRLHMSRAKLKATATTSELLSGFAMVAMVELQINEPTNVPEWLFVMFAVCTTVLVAVHIFALMISTYLLPNIDAVSKMEPGCPSRALRESPHERMRGFIELAWAFSTVLGLFLFLVEIAILCWVKFWDYSFAAATAATVIVIPVLIVFVAFAIHFYHSLVVQKCETSVQDIKQLENMKRDLDTATVKVNMYP
- the LOC125053595 gene encoding calcium release-activated calcium channel protein 1-like isoform X4; protein product: MISEASFVTSIEEAARIDQCTQTPPSGKVKAKLQRFNTSDHIYDRHRPYRTKQELRPKSLGLCESYPIFGKPPSYDGSHVNRLKSTTESPTISVTAPHSLEYDCNKGSSTPNGSITPNMLASKSAATVLLSPGYMPCQCNQSIRSVSEVALAMPVNNWNDEALAPGSPDGLSWRRLHMSRAKLKATATTSELLSGFAMVAMVELQINEPTNVPEWLFVMFAVCTTVLVAVHIFALMISTYLLPNIDAVSKMEPGCPSRALRESPHERMRGFIELAWAFSTVLGLFLFLVEIAILCWVKFWDYSFAAATAATVIVIPVLIVFVAFAIHFYHSLVVQKCETSVQDIKQLENMKRDLDTATVKVNMYP
- the LOC125053595 gene encoding uncharacterized protein LOC125053595 isoform X1, yielding MYLIIYEAKMLEVPEATSDNISEASFVTSIEEAARIDQCTQTPPSGKVKAKLQRFNTSDHIYDRHRPYRTKQELRPKSLGLCESYPIFGKPPSYDGSHVNRLKSTTESPTISVTAPHSLEYDCNKGSSTPNGSITPNMLASKSAATVLLSPGYMPCQCNQSIRSVSEVALAMPVNNWNDEALAPGSPDGLSWRRLHMSRAKLKATATTSELLSGFAMVAMVELQINEPTNVPEWLFVMFAVCTTVLVAVHIFALMISTYLLPNIDAVSKMEPGCPSRALRESPHERMRGFIELAWAFSTVLGLFLFLVEIAILCWVKFWDYSFAAATAATVIVIPVLIVFVAFAIHFYHSLVVQKCETSVQDIKQLENMKRDLDTATVKVNMYP
- the LOC125053595 gene encoding uncharacterized protein LOC125053595 isoform X3 — encoded protein: MDKENKAVQKISEASFVTSIEEAARIDQCTQTPPSGKVKAKLQRFNTSDHIYDRHRPYRTKQELRPKSLGLCESYPIFGKPPSYDGSHVNRLKSTTESPTISVTAPHSLEYDCNKGSSTPNGSITPNMLASKSAATVLLSPGYMPCQCNQSIRSVSEVALAMPVNNWNDEALAPGSPDGLSWRRLHMSRAKLKATATTSELLSGFAMVAMVELQINEPTNVPEWLFVMFAVCTTVLVAVHIFALMISTYLLPNIDAVSKMEPGCPSRALRESPHERMRGFIELAWAFSTVLGLFLFLVEIAILCWVKFWDYSFAAATAATVIVIPVLIVFVAFAIHFYHSLVVQKCETSVQDIKQLENMKRDLDTATVKVNMYP